The genomic segment TATTCGCACGACGTCTTCAGCATGATCTGCGGAATGCCCTGATCGAGCGGCACCTCCAGCAGTTCATGCGCGTAAGCCATGTATGCATTCAGCATGTACACGTAATACATCGTCGCGCTGACGTGGCCGGCGGGATCCTGGTCGCGATACGTGACGTCGAATTTCTGTGTGAAGGCTCGGGTCATCTTGGCACCTGTGGGTTGAGGTTGTGCCCGCCGGACTGCCCGGCGGGTCGGGTCAAGCAAACGTTGAATGCCCGATGGCATCCGCGCATCGCGCGAAAGCTTGCGGCGCGATGCCGGACGGGCCGGGGCATGCGCGTTACGACAGCACGCACTGGTCGAGGTAGGGTTTCCCGCCATGCGCGTGCACGATCGAGCCGCCGCGCATCTCGACGATCGGCAACTCGGCGAGGGCATTGACGACGTGCGCCATCGTCGGCAGGTCCGACCAGCTCGCGACGTTGAAGCGCACGCGCGCATCTCCGACGTGCCGCCTGTCGATCGTGACGTACGGGTCGTGAACCGGCGTCAGCGTGACCTGGCACAGCTCGGTCTCGCCCCAGTCGCCGGTGCGCGGCGTGTACTTCAGCATCAAGGTGCCGTCGGACCGGGCCGGCGGCGTGTCGGCGACCGGCTCCCGCAATCCCGTCACGCCGAGTTCGAGAAAGCGAAAGCCCATCCAGCTCGCTTCGCAATGCTGTTCGCCGTTGAACTGCCGCGGCGCCGCGACGTCGGCATAGAGCTTCGGATGACCGATCTCGTCGCGGCCGGTGATGATCGGATCCGCAAGGTTTTCCCATACCGCCGCGAGAAACTTTCCGGCGGCGCGGTCGCGCGTCCCCGCAAAGATCGCGGGCCAGCTCACGTGAACCATCGTGTAGCCGCGTCCGGCGAGCCAGTCGATGCCGGTCAGGTAATGGAACTCGACGGTCACGACGGGCTCGCCGGCGAGCGTGAAACGTTCCGGAAGATGCCGTTCCAGCCGGGCGGCGTCGGTGAGGAACGACGCGGATACCGTCATGCGCGTCGGATTGCGGTGCGGGTCGACTGCGAGCGCGTTCGGCACCTGCCGGGGGCCCGGTGCCGGTCCGAAGTGAGTGGGCATTCGATAGATGCGCCCCTTCTCGAACGTGTAAGCCAACGAACACCTCCTTCGTCTGTACGCGGGCCGGCCGCCGTGTGCGGCCGGCCCGCGCGTCGTTTTACCGATGGGATGCCAGACCCGCGCCGGCATAGATGATTTGCAGCTCCCCCTGGATTTCGCGCATGAGATTGCCCGAACTCGCGTTCTGCGGAAGGTTCTGCAGGCGGAACAGCACGAACGGCTCGGTGCCCGACGGGTTGCCGATGGCGTGATAGCCCCAGGCGGGCACGAACACCGTGTCGCCCGGCACGAGTCGCTCGCACGTCTGGTCTTCGCCGAACGCCATTTCTCCGGAGCCCGAATGAACGATGTACAGATGCCAGAATGAATGGCGATGCCGCTCCGTCATCTCGCCGGGCTTCAGTACCTGGATGACGAGTGACAGATCGGGGGCGACTGTCCCGTGCTCATCGACTCTGCCGCCTGACAGCGCAAGCGTGCCCTGCGGGTTGTGCGGGCGGCTGCGCGTCATTGACTCGATCGACTCCCACTTCCAGACCACAGGGTCGGCCGGGGGTTTCGACGTCAGTTCGAGATATTCCGAAAACGAGAGAATGTCGCCTTCGATCGTCTGCATGGTTACTCCTTGTTGTACGCAGGGTGGGATGAACAGGTATCCGGATGGGCATCGCGGAACGCCGCGAGCTGCATGCATGCGTCATGAATGCGCGATACGGTCGGATACGGCGCGATATCGATGTTGACGTTGCGGGCCGAGACGATTTGCGGCACCAGCGCGAGGTCCGCGAGCGACGGGCGATCGCCGTGACAGAACCGGCCTGTCTCGGCGCTGCCGGCGAGCATCGTCTCGAGCGCGCCCAGGCTCGTGGTGATCCAGTGCTGCTTCCAGCGGAGCACCACGCCGTCGTCGCAGCCGGTCGCCTCTTTCAGGTATTGGGCGACACGCATGGCCGTGATCGGGTGGGTGTCCGCCGCGACCGTCTGGAACAGCGCGCGCACGCGCGCGCGTTCCTGCGTGCCGGCAGGCAGCAGCGGCGGGTCCGGATATTCGTCGTCGAGATACTCGACGATCGCCGACGACTGGGTCAGCACGCGGTCGCCGATCCGCAGCGCGGGCAGCAGGCCTTGCGGATTGATCGACAGATACGGATCGGCGCGGTGGGCGCGCGCATCGAGATCCTGAACGACCGTCGTGTAGGCGACGCCCTTCAGATTGAGCGCGATACGCACGCGGAACGATGCCGACGAGCGGTGGAAATCGTGCAGGGTCAGCATGTTCAGTTACCCTCCAGCGCTGCTGTCAACGCGGCTTCGGGCGCGGCTGCGAGCGAATCGCGCGCCGCAGTGGTGTCGTCGCCCGGCACGCCGATGCGGGCCGGGCCGGTGGCCTGTTCGGCCGCGATCATGTCGAGCAGTTCGAGCACGCAGCGCTCGGCGTCGCGCGTCTGCCGCGACGCGATGCCCGGACGCGGCAGCGCATGCGTGTAGAAGTGCGCGCCTTCGATGGGAAAGCCGATGGCCCAGAGGCGCGACTGCGCTTCGCCGTCGCGGCCGAGCGGATGCATACCCGTATCGACGTCGAGTCCGCCCGGGTGGTAGTCGCCGTTCCGGTACGGGCGGACGATGCCGCGGCCGAGCAGTGCGGTCGAGAGCGGCGAACCGTCGGTGGCCGGCGAATACGGATCGAGCCGTGCGACGACGAGCACGTCCGCGTAGCGGCGCTCCACCCGCTCGCCGTATTGCGCCTCGATGCGGAAATGCGCGCACGTCTCGTCGGCGACAAGCCGCGCGCCGGGGCCGCCGGCGATGTCGAGCAAGCCGGCGCGATGCAGCGCGAGGTGCTCGCGATTGCGCCGCAGCGGCGGGCCGAACGACACGCGGTTGGTGATGGCGTTGAATTCGTCGACGAAGTAGCGATGCGAATCGGGCGTCAGTCCGCCGTATTCGACGGCCGCGCGCAACGCTTCGCGCGTATCGCGCAGCACGTCGGTCGCCGCCTTGACCGGGCTCGTCAGGTTGCCGAGCAGCGCGTGATGCAGGTCGTCGCGCATGAGCGCGAAAAAGAACGTGCGGAACGCGTCGAAGGATTCGAACGTCCTGCCCTCGAGCGGCCACAGAATCTGGCCGATCGCGTGCAGCTCATCCGGGCGCGGCTCGAACCCGTCGGCATCGACGTTGCCGCCTTGCAGCGCGAGCCTGTACGCGTAAGCCATTTCCTTGATAATCAGCGGCAGCACGTCAACGCGGAAATCGATCCGGCTGTTGCCCGTCGTGTCCAGCGCGGCCGCACGCAATGCCGCCACCGCGTCCGGCGTGAAAAAGCGCGGGCGATGGCGCCCCGTCAGCCCCTTCTGGTTGATCCCGCGCGCGGCGAACGGCAGGCAGTTGCGGGAGAACAGCAGGATCTGCGGTTCGAGCCCGGACTTCTGGTATTCGAGTTCGCCGTCGCGTTCGACGTAGCGTCCGCCACGGCCGATCGTCAACGCAGACACGACATCGTGTGCGGTCAGGCCGAACCCCTGTATGGCGACGGTCGCGGTGGGGGCGATATCGTTCAGCGTCTCGATCGGGTATGGCGACGGCACGTATGCGAGCTGCGCGTTGTTGGCCTGATGCCGCTCCGCGAACTGCGCGAGGCGCTGGTCGCTCTCGGTGGGCCGGCGCGTGCCGTGGCCCGTCGTCAGGAACACATAGTGCGCAAAGGCCGGCGCACTGTCGTCGACATGCAGTTCGTAGCCGCGCTTGGCCGGCACGAGATCGACCACGCGGGCGCGGCGATGCGTCACCGCGACGCTGCGCGGCAGCGCGGCGACGATCCGTGCATAAACCCAGGACAGGTATTCGCCGAGCAGGCTGCGCGGCAGATGGTCGGCATCGTCGAGCGGGCGGCCCGCATCGACCGACGTCTTCCGGAACGCGCCGTCGACGTAGCGATATCCGCTGTCATGCGCCCATTCGACGAGCGACGGCGCGCCGTGCCGGCCCAGCTCGCTCGACGGCGCGAACATCGTCACTTGCGACGCGACGGTGTTGATCATCAAGTGATCCGGCTGGCGCGACGGATGAGCGCCCTGCCCGCATTCGCCGGCGTCGAACACCGTGATGTCCAGCGCGACGCCGGCCGGAATATTGCGCGCGTGCTCGACGAGGCGCTCGAGCACGGTGACGCCGCGCGGCCCCAAGCCAATGATCGCAATCGAAATCGTGTTCGTCATTGCGTTTCTCCCGTTTCGAGTTGAACGTCGGCCGATGCTGTCGCCGGGTTCGATACCGCCGCGCGCGACGCATCGGCGGCGAGGTGCGCGTCGCTCAAGGGCGGCGCGTGCAGCGCCACGATGTCCGGATGCCCGTTCCAGCGCGGGAAGCGCTGGCGCACCGCCGGATCGTGGCCGGGAATGATGTGGTCGGGGCCGTCCGCCAGCGCTTCGATCACCGCATGCCCGTCGAGCATGCGCGCGACGTTGAAGACGATCGGGAACGGGCGCTTCGAGCGGATGTGGTCCCAGTAGTGCGCGGCGTCGCTGGCCAGCACGACATGGCCTCGCGCCGTGCGCACCCGCACCACCTGCAGGCCGGCCGTGTGGCCGCCGATCAGGTGCGTGTGGATGCCGGCTGCCACCTCGTGATCGCCGTCGGCGAATCGCACGCGGCCCGCGTGCAGCCGTTCGATCGCCGCGCACACGTCATGCGCCTCGAACGGCTTGCGAATCGCTTCGTGACACATGCAGCGCCCGGTGCAGTACGCCATCTCCGCATCCTGGATATGCAGCGTCGCCCCGGGAAACTCGCGGATGTTCCCCGCGTGGTCGTAGTGCATGTGCGTGATGATCACGTCGTCCACGTCTGCCGCGTCGATGCCGAGCTCGCCCAGCAGCGCCACCGGCGAATGCAGATAGCGGCGCTTGCGCCGGGCGGCCGTCGGCGCGTCGAACCCTGTGTCGACCAGCACCGTGCGGCCCATGCCGCGAATCACCCACACATAGAAGTCGAGCGGCATGGAGATGTCGTCGTGCGGATCGTCGCCGAGATAGTTCTCGCCGCTGCGCCGATCGTCGTGCGTCGCGTAACGCAGCGCAAAGACTTCGTACTCCGCGCTTTCCTGATCGAGAAGGCCGCTCATTCCACTGCCTCCAGCAAATCGGGGCGCACGGCGTCGCGATGGGCCACGGCGATGGTCCGGCCCGATCCGCCGGCGCCATGCTCCATCGCTGCCAGTTCGTCCTGGAAGAAGAAGGTTTTTTCGCCGAATGCGGGGACGAGCTCGTCGAACCAGGTCGCTTTCGGATCGAACTTCGCATAGAACGGCCGGCGCACCCATTCGGGGTTGCGGGCCTGCAGCAGTTGCAGCGCGAACACCTTCTCGCCGGCCAGCTCGACGATGCCGTCCACCATCACCTTGCCCGGGAACGCGCTCATCGATGGGCCGCGCACGGTGCGGGCGAGGCCCGATATCGAGCGGTAGGCGGCCTGGAAAATCTCGTATGCGCGCGCGAGCGGCAGCTTGAAATAGTCGCTCGGCCCGGTGTCGCGTTCGACGAACATGTAGTACGGGATCGCTCCGAGCCGCACGCCCGTCGTCCACAGCTCGGCCCAGGCGGCCGGGTCCTCGTTGATGTGCCGGATCAGCGGCGCCTGGATGCGTACGCTCGCGCCGGTGCCGATGATGCGCCGCATGGCCCGCTGCGCGATCGGATGCTGCAGTTCGCGCGGATGGTTGTAATGGCCCATGATCGCGAGATTGCGCCCGGACGCCACCACCCTTTCGAACACGCGCAGCAGGTCGTCCGAGTCCTTGTCGCTCACGAAGCGCTGCGGCCAATAGGCGACCGACTTCGTGCCGATCCGGATGTTCTGCAGATGGTCGAACTCCGGTGCGAGCAGCGGCTCGAGGTATTCGCCGAGCGCGCGGGCGCTCATCACGAGCGGATCGCCGCCCGTCACGAGAATGTCGGTAACTTCCGGATGACGCCGCAGATAGGCGGTGAGCTCCTGCGACGAACGAGCGTCGAACTTGAGCTCGTCCATGCCGACGAACTGCGGCCAACGGAAGCAGAACGTGCAATACGCATGGCAGGATTGCCCCGCACTCGGAAAGAACAGCACCGTCTCGCGATACTTGTGCTGCAGGCCGCTTAGCGGCACGCCGTCGAGATAGGGCACGTTGTGGGTCAGCTGCCCGGCGGGGTGCGGGTTCATCCGCAGGCGGATCCGGCGAACGACGGCTTCGATGCGCGCTTCGTCGGCACCTTCGTGGATGAGATCGCGGATCGCCACATACTCGTCGTCCTTCAGCATGTCG from the Burkholderia pyrrocinia genome contains:
- a CDS encoding N-acyl homoserine lactonase family protein; protein product: MSGLLDQESAEYEVFALRYATHDDRRSGENYLGDDPHDDISMPLDFYVWVIRGMGRTVLVDTGFDAPTAARRKRRYLHSPVALLGELGIDAADVDDVIITHMHYDHAGNIREFPGATLHIQDAEMAYCTGRCMCHEAIRKPFEAHDVCAAIERLHAGRVRFADGDHEVAAGIHTHLIGGHTAGLQVVRVRTARGHVVLASDAAHYWDHIRSKRPFPIVFNVARMLDGHAVIEALADGPDHIIPGHDPAVRQRFPRWNGHPDIVALHAPPLSDAHLAADASRAAVSNPATASADVQLETGETQ
- a CDS encoding FAD/NAD(P)-binding protein — encoded protein: MTNTISIAIIGLGPRGVTVLERLVEHARNIPAGVALDITVFDAGECGQGAHPSRQPDHLMINTVASQVTMFAPSSELGRHGAPSLVEWAHDSGYRYVDGAFRKTSVDAGRPLDDADHLPRSLLGEYLSWVYARIVAALPRSVAVTHRRARVVDLVPAKRGYELHVDDSAPAFAHYVFLTTGHGTRRPTESDQRLAQFAERHQANNAQLAYVPSPYPIETLNDIAPTATVAIQGFGLTAHDVVSALTIGRGGRYVERDGELEYQKSGLEPQILLFSRNCLPFAARGINQKGLTGRHRPRFFTPDAVAALRAAALDTTGNSRIDFRVDVLPLIIKEMAYAYRLALQGGNVDADGFEPRPDELHAIGQILWPLEGRTFESFDAFRTFFFALMRDDLHHALLGNLTSPVKAATDVLRDTREALRAAVEYGGLTPDSHRYFVDEFNAITNRVSFGPPLRRNREHLALHRAGLLDIAGGPGARLVADETCAHFRIEAQYGERVERRYADVLVVARLDPYSPATDGSPLSTALLGRGIVRPYRNGDYHPGGLDVDTGMHPLGRDGEAQSRLWAIGFPIEGAHFYTHALPRPGIASRQTRDAERCVLELLDMIAAEQATGPARIGVPGDDTTAARDSLAAAPEAALTAALEGN
- a CDS encoding cupin domain-containing protein, with the protein product MQTIEGDILSFSEYLELTSKPPADPVVWKWESIESMTRSRPHNPQGTLALSGGRVDEHGTVAPDLSLVIQVLKPGEMTERHRHSFWHLYIVHSGSGEMAFGEDQTCERLVPGDTVFVPAWGYHAIGNPSGTEPFVLFRLQNLPQNASSGNLMREIQGELQIIYAGAGLASHR
- a CDS encoding acetoacetate decarboxylase family protein; this translates as MPARVWHPIGKTTRGPAAHGGRPAYRRRRCSLAYTFEKGRIYRMPTHFGPAPGPRQVPNALAVDPHRNPTRMTVSASFLTDAARLERHLPERFTLAGEPVVTVEFHYLTGIDWLAGRGYTMVHVSWPAIFAGTRDRAAGKFLAAVWENLADPIITGRDEIGHPKLYADVAAPRQFNGEQHCEASWMGFRFLELGVTGLREPVADTPPARSDGTLMLKYTPRTGDWGETELCQVTLTPVHDPYVTIDRRHVGDARVRFNVASWSDLPTMAHVVNALAELPIVEMRGGSIVHAHGGKPYLDQCVLS
- the maiA gene encoding maleylacetoacetate isomerase, which gives rise to MLTLHDFHRSSASFRVRIALNLKGVAYTTVVQDLDARAHRADPYLSINPQGLLPALRIGDRVLTQSSAIVEYLDDEYPDPPLLPAGTQERARVRALFQTVAADTHPITAMRVAQYLKEATGCDDGVVLRWKQHWITTSLGALETMLAGSAETGRFCHGDRPSLADLALVPQIVSARNVNIDIAPYPTVSRIHDACMQLAAFRDAHPDTCSSHPAYNKE
- a CDS encoding KamA family radical SAM protein; its protein translation is MSQDQLWKFKPYTRHTVSQSPQWQLLPGELQEAVDVVSRVLPFRVNPYVLNELIDWDKVPDDPIYRLTFPHRDMLKDDEYVAIRDLIHEGADEARIEAVVRRIRLRMNPHPAGQLTHNVPYLDGVPLSGLQHKYRETVLFFPSAGQSCHAYCTFCFRWPQFVGMDELKFDARSSQELTAYLRRHPEVTDILVTGGDPLVMSARALGEYLEPLLAPEFDHLQNIRIGTKSVAYWPQRFVSDKDSDDLLRVFERVVASGRNLAIMGHYNHPRELQHPIAQRAMRRIIGTGASVRIQAPLIRHINEDPAAWAELWTTGVRLGAIPYYMFVERDTGPSDYFKLPLARAYEIFQAAYRSISGLARTVRGPSMSAFPGKVMVDGIVELAGEKVFALQLLQARNPEWVRRPFYAKFDPKATWFDELVPAFGEKTFFFQDELAAMEHGAGGSGRTIAVAHRDAVRPDLLEAVE